The following proteins come from a genomic window of Paucimonas lemoignei:
- a CDS encoding membrane protein, with product MQIERLLPRLFLILLLAVLALAGWQWRDGAPLSANLMELVPGTSPDPLELRAEQRMQEPLNREMLVLVGHTDRQQAIALAKQLGEQWQASGLFEKVQWNLQADLPALRTQLLQGRLAMLPAADRAQLLNDPQAFVQQRVQSLFDPFTGFSLVPSQDDWLGLTGRIQNGMPQHGAVQPDIGSGALIADADGKSWVLLRARTQGNAFDMQLPLHVADLLSAARQQAAQANGQLLAASGLLYAADGQRQASREITWVGGGATVGILLLLLLAFRRWRVLLAFVPVLVGMLFGAVTCVAFFGHMHVMTLVLGSSLIGVAVDYPLHYLSKSWSLKPWRSWPALRLTLPGLSLSLATSCIGYLALAWTPFPALTQIAVFSAAGLVGAYLTAVCLLPALLNNTELRPAQWPLDLAERMLACREALLRRVNTPILLALLLMFCAAGLWQLTTKNDIRQWVSAPAALTDEARTIARITGFQPTSQFFLVRGKDQQQLLERQAALTQRLDPLVGLEELKGYLSLNQLATSAAQQSAVREALGQLANHWQALIDVGVPAAALQAELTQLQALPPQDITAVLAGPLGEPWRTLWLGETEDGVAGLVSLQGLNDTALLRLQAQDLPGVQLVDRLGQLNSVFAATQISAAELKLLSCVLIVLLLVAPFGFGGALRIVALPLLAALCSLASLGWLGQPLTLFSLFGLLLVTAISVDYAILMREQIGGAAVSLLGTLLAAVTTWLSFGLLAVSGTPAISNFGLSVSLGLAFSFMLAPWAASRRKPESEVAS from the coding sequence TTGCAGATTGAACGCCTGTTGCCGCGCCTTTTTCTGATCCTCCTGCTGGCCGTCCTGGCTCTGGCGGGCTGGCAATGGCGTGATGGCGCGCCGCTGTCCGCCAACCTGATGGAACTGGTACCCGGCACCAGCCCCGACCCGCTGGAGCTGCGCGCCGAGCAACGCATGCAGGAACCGCTGAATCGCGAAATGCTGGTCCTGGTCGGTCACACTGATCGGCAACAGGCGATTGCGCTGGCTAAACAACTGGGCGAGCAATGGCAGGCCAGCGGACTGTTCGAAAAAGTGCAATGGAACCTGCAGGCCGACCTGCCCGCCCTGCGCACTCAGCTATTACAGGGCCGTCTGGCCATGCTGCCTGCCGCCGACAGAGCGCAGTTGCTCAACGATCCACAGGCCTTCGTTCAGCAGCGCGTGCAGAGCCTGTTCGATCCGTTCACCGGTTTCAGTCTGGTGCCGAGTCAGGATGACTGGCTGGGCCTGACCGGGCGCATTCAGAACGGCATGCCGCAACACGGCGCTGTGCAACCTGACATCGGCAGCGGCGCGCTGATTGCCGACGCCGACGGCAAAAGCTGGGTGCTGCTGCGCGCCCGGACTCAAGGCAATGCGTTCGACATGCAGTTGCCATTGCACGTCGCCGATTTGCTCAGCGCGGCGCGGCAGCAGGCGGCGCAAGCCAATGGCCAACTGCTGGCCGCCAGCGGTCTGCTGTATGCAGCGGATGGTCAACGTCAGGCGAGCCGGGAAATCACCTGGGTTGGCGGCGGCGCCACGGTCGGGATTCTATTGCTGCTGTTGCTGGCATTCCGGCGCTGGCGGGTATTGCTGGCATTCGTCCCGGTGCTGGTGGGCATGCTGTTCGGCGCGGTGACCTGCGTGGCGTTTTTCGGCCACATGCACGTGATGACGCTGGTGCTCGGCTCCAGCCTGATTGGCGTGGCGGTGGATTACCCGCTGCATTACCTGTCCAAAAGCTGGAGCCTCAAACCCTGGCGCAGCTGGCCTGCCTTGCGCCTGACGCTGCCGGGCCTGAGCCTGAGCCTGGCAACCAGTTGCATTGGCTATCTGGCCTTGGCCTGGACGCCCTTTCCGGCGCTGACGCAAATCGCGGTGTTCTCGGCGGCCGGGCTGGTCGGCGCTTATCTCACTGCCGTTTGCCTGCTGCCCGCGCTGCTCAACAACACCGAGCTGCGCCCGGCGCAATGGCCGCTGGACCTGGCAGAACGCATGCTCGCCTGCCGCGAAGCCCTGCTGCGGCGCGTCAACACGCCCATCCTGCTGGCCCTGCTCCTGATGTTCTGCGCCGCCGGGTTGTGGCAGCTGACCACCAAAAATGACATTCGCCAGTGGGTCTCGGCCCCGGCTGCACTCACTGACGAAGCCCGCACCATCGCGCGCATCACCGGCTTCCAGCCCACCAGCCAGTTCTTCCTGGTGCGCGGCAAGGACCAACAACAACTGCTCGAACGTCAGGCGGCGCTGACTCAACGTCTGGACCCGCTGGTGGGCCTTGAGGAACTGAAGGGCTACCTATCGCTGAATCAGCTGGCAACCTCCGCCGCGCAGCAGAGCGCAGTACGCGAGGCCCTCGGGCAACTGGCGAATCACTGGCAAGCGCTGATAGACGTCGGCGTACCTGCCGCAGCGTTGCAAGCGGAGCTCACCCAACTGCAAGCGCTGCCGCCGCAAGACATCACGGCGGTGCTCGCGGGCCCATTGGGCGAGCCTTGGCGGACGCTGTGGCTTGGGGAAACCGAAGACGGCGTCGCAGGGCTGGTCAGCCTGCAAGGCCTGAACGACACCGCCTTGCTCAGGTTGCAGGCTCAGGATCTCCCCGGCGTGCAACTGGTGGATCGCCTCGGGCAACTCAACAGTGTGTTCGCCGCGACGCAAATCAGCGCGGCAGAACTCAAATTACTGTCCTGCGTGCTGATCGTGTTGCTGCTGGTGGCGCCTTTCGGCTTTGGCGGCGCACTGCGCATCGTCGCACTGCCGTTACTGGCCGCACTGTGCAGCCTGGCCAGCTTGGGTTGGCTCGGCCAGCCGCTGACGTTGTTCAGCCTGTTCGGCTTGCTGCTGGTCACGGCCATCAGTGTCGACTACGCGATTTTGATGCGCGAACAGATCGGTGGCGCAGCCGTCAGCCTGCTCGGCACGCTGCTGGCGGCGGTCACCACTTGGCTATCCTTCGGTTTGCTGGCCGTCTCGGGCACACCTGCCATCAGCAATTTCGGCTTGTCCGTCAGCCTCGGGCTGGCTTTCAGTTTCATGCTGGCGCCCTGGGCGGCTAGCCGACGCAAACCTGAAAGCGAGGTTGCCTCGTGA
- a CDS encoding outer membrane lipoprotein carrier protein, whose product MRAINTDFCGSELARESVRSDDHLSTVKTHREQARSYRKSISGLGLLLLLLLCLSPLAHAFDLQQLSDQLAKPVVVRGDFIQEKHLRALPQPLISKGHFVLAKEFGLLWLLSSPLKQDYRISPAGIARRDAAHGWQLLPNKSAGAEQNRLFLAVLQGDSSGLQRDFDLQLKGDAKAWQLTLTPRSMLLQQVFKQINIDGGQLVQRIELLETQGDSTLLKMIDSQSVPALSDAERKDFAD is encoded by the coding sequence ATGAGAGCAATAAACACCGACTTCTGTGGGAGCGAGCTTGCTCGCGAAAGCGTCCGGTCAGACGATCATTTATCGACGGTTAAAACCCATCGCGAGCAAGCTCGCTCCTACAGGAAAAGCATTTCAGGTTTGGGCCTGCTGCTCTTGCTCTTGCTCTGCCTCTCCCCCCTCGCCCACGCCTTCGACCTGCAACAGCTCAGCGATCAACTGGCCAAACCAGTGGTGGTGCGCGGCGATTTCATTCAGGAAAAACACCTGCGCGCCCTGCCCCAGCCGCTGATCAGCAAAGGCCACTTCGTGCTGGCCAAGGAATTTGGCCTGCTGTGGCTGCTCAGCTCGCCGCTCAAGCAGGATTACCGCATCAGCCCGGCAGGCATCGCCCGACGTGATGCCGCCCATGGCTGGCAACTGCTGCCCAACAAGAGCGCCGGAGCCGAGCAGAACCGTTTGTTCCTCGCGGTGCTGCAGGGCGACAGCAGTGGCCTGCAGCGCGACTTCGACTTGCAGCTCAAGGGCGATGCCAAGGCATGGCAACTGACCCTGACCCCGCGCTCGATGCTGCTGCAACAGGTGTTCAAGCAGATCAACATTGATGGCGGTCAGTTGGTGCAACGCATTGAGCTGCTGGAAACCCAGGGCGACAGTACCCTGCTGAAGATGATCGACAGCCAGAGCGTGCCTGCGCTGAGCGATGCGGAGCGTAAAGATTTTGCAGATTGA
- a CDS encoding thioesterase superfamily protein, producing MRSKGVLHVDTDVLVPFFDVDSMNVVWHGHYIKYLEVARCALLDHIGHNYTQMQESGYGWPVIDIQLRYVRGAVFGQRLVVRASLVEWESRLKINYLISDAETGERMTRASSIQVAVAIETREMQLASPKVFTDAVERVLG from the coding sequence ATGCGCAGTAAAGGTGTACTCCACGTTGATACCGACGTGCTGGTGCCATTTTTCGACGTGGATTCCATGAATGTCGTCTGGCACGGCCATTACATCAAATACCTGGAAGTCGCCCGCTGCGCACTGCTGGACCACATCGGTCACAACTACACGCAGATGCAGGAATCCGGCTACGGCTGGCCGGTGATCGACATTCAACTGCGCTACGTGCGTGGCGCCGTCTTCGGGCAGCGGCTGGTGGTGCGCGCCAGCCTGGTGGAATGGGAGAGCCGTTTGAAGATCAACTACCTGATCAGCGATGCCGAAACCGGCGAACGCATGACCCGTGCCAGCTCGATCCAGGTGGCCGTGGCAATCGAAACCCGCGAGATGCAACTGGCCTCGCCGAAAGTCTTTACCGATGCGGTTGAGAGGGTGTTGGGATGA
- the cmdF gene encoding phenylalanine ammonia-lyase/histidase has protein sequence MTNQVPEPVTFGERALQIEDVLALANRQVTTVLQNDEAYRQRIAKGAQFLDSLLDKEGVIYGVTTGYGDSCVVAVPLQHVEALPRHLYTFHGCGLGKLLDAQATRAVLAARLQSLCHGVSGVRVELLERLQAFIDQDVLPLIPEEGSVGASGDLTPLSYVAATLSGEREVMFRGERRHASDVHRELGWDPLVLRPKEALALMNGTAVMTGLACLAFARADYLLQLATRITAMNVVALQGNPEHFDERLFAAKPHPGQMQVAAWLRKDLAIDAPTAPLHRLQDRYSLRCAPHVLGVLADSLNWLRSFIEIELNSANDNPIIDAEAERVLHGGHFYGGHIAFAMDSLKTLVANVADLLDRQLALLVDERYNHGLPSNLSGAPADRAMINHGFKAVQIGTSAWTAEALKNTMPASVFSRSTECHNQDKVSMGTIAARDAIRVLELTEQVAAATLIAANQGVWLRSKAFDARPLPPALAAMHEQLAADFPPVIEDRALEGELRLCLQRIADRHWRLHAQ, from the coding sequence ATGACGAATCAAGTTCCTGAGCCGGTTACCTTCGGCGAGCGCGCGTTGCAGATCGAAGACGTGCTGGCTTTGGCCAATCGCCAGGTCACGACCGTTTTGCAAAATGACGAGGCCTACCGCCAGCGTATTGCCAAGGGCGCGCAGTTTCTCGATTCGCTGTTGGACAAGGAAGGCGTGATCTACGGCGTCACCACCGGTTATGGCGATTCCTGCGTGGTGGCGGTGCCGTTGCAACACGTCGAAGCCTTGCCTCGTCACTTGTATACCTTCCACGGCTGCGGTCTGGGCAAACTGCTGGATGCCCAGGCGACCCGCGCCGTGCTCGCCGCCCGCTTGCAGTCGCTGTGCCACGGGGTATCCGGGGTACGCGTCGAACTGCTGGAGCGCTTGCAGGCGTTTATCGATCAAGACGTGCTGCCGTTGATCCCGGAAGAAGGCTCGGTGGGCGCCAGTGGCGACCTGACGCCGCTGTCCTACGTGGCTGCGACCTTGTCCGGCGAACGTGAAGTCATGTTCCGGGGCGAGCGCCGTCATGCCAGCGACGTGCATCGCGAACTGGGCTGGGACCCGCTGGTGCTGCGCCCCAAGGAGGCCCTGGCGCTGATGAACGGCACCGCCGTGATGACCGGCCTGGCGTGCCTGGCCTTCGCCCGCGCCGATTACCTGCTGCAACTGGCGACCCGCATCACGGCAATGAATGTGGTCGCACTGCAAGGCAATCCGGAACACTTCGACGAACGCCTGTTCGCTGCCAAACCTCATCCGGGTCAGATGCAGGTTGCGGCCTGGCTGCGCAAGGACCTGGCCATCGACGCGCCGACCGCGCCGCTGCATCGCTTGCAGGATCGCTACTCCCTGCGTTGCGCGCCCCACGTGCTGGGCGTGCTGGCCGACAGCCTGAACTGGCTGCGTTCGTTCATCGAAATCGAACTGAACAGCGCCAACGACAACCCGATCATCGACGCCGAAGCCGAGCGCGTCCTGCACGGCGGGCACTTCTACGGCGGGCACATCGCCTTTGCCATGGACAGCCTGAAGACCCTGGTGGCCAACGTCGCCGACCTGCTGGACCGGCAGCTCGCGCTGTTGGTGGACGAGCGTTACAACCACGGCTTGCCGAGCAACTTATCAGGCGCACCAGCTGATCGGGCCATGATCAACCACGGCTTCAAGGCGGTGCAGATCGGCACCAGCGCCTGGACCGCCGAAGCACTGAAAAACACCATGCCGGCCAGCGTGTTTTCCCGCTCGACCGAATGCCACAACCAGGACAAGGTCAGCATGGGCACCATCGCGGCCAGGGATGCCATCCGGGTGCTGGAGCTGACCGAACAAGTCGCCGCCGCCACGCTGATCGCCGCCAACCAGGGCGTCTGGCTGCGCAGCAAGGCCTTCGATGCCCGCCCGCTGCCACCGGCACTGGCGGCAATGCACGAACAACTGGCGGCAGATTTTCCACCCGTCATCGAAGACCGGGCACTGGAAGGCGAATTGCGCCTGTGCCTGCAACGTATCGCTGATCGCCATTGGAGGTTGCATGCGCAGTAA
- a CDS encoding lipid A biosynthesis (KDO)2-(lauroyl)-lipid IVA acyltransferase, which yields MSDKHWAKHEERGSFLLMKLTAWGVRHLGRRVLSPVLHGIVMYFFLFGRQARKSAWEYQRRLSTSSGRPELMPTHKSVFGQFMAFADSLLDKLDVWNGKLRLEQIEIVDPALLRKQLRGERGQMLVGAHLGNLEVCRALAELGEKVTMNVLVHTKHAERFNRLLGEAGATNLRLIQVSELDPAVMLQLSQRLDDGEWLAIAGDRVALHGGRNARVDFLGAQAAFPQGPWLLAGLLKCPINLLFCLKRPSGYQVTLEPFADAIEWRRSDRQQVIAHCAQRYADRLGHYCLQAPQQWFNFYPFWKSDDESSS from the coding sequence ATGAGCGATAAACACTGGGCCAAACACGAGGAGCGCGGCAGTTTCCTGCTGATGAAACTCACCGCCTGGGGCGTGCGCCATCTGGGGCGTCGAGTCCTTAGCCCGGTGCTGCACGGCATCGTGATGTACTTCTTCCTGTTCGGTCGCCAGGCACGCAAGAGCGCCTGGGAGTATCAACGGCGTCTGTCCACATCCAGCGGCCGCCCCGAACTGATGCCCACCCATAAGAGTGTGTTCGGTCAGTTCATGGCCTTCGCCGATTCGCTGCTGGACAAGCTCGACGTCTGGAACGGCAAGCTGCGTCTGGAACAGATCGAGATCGTCGACCCAGCCCTGCTTCGCAAACAACTGCGCGGCGAGCGCGGGCAGATGCTGGTTGGCGCGCACCTGGGCAATCTGGAAGTCTGTCGCGCCCTGGCCGAACTCGGTGAAAAAGTCACCATGAACGTGCTGGTCCACACCAAGCATGCCGAGCGTTTCAATCGGTTGCTGGGCGAAGCGGGCGCGACCAACCTGCGGCTGATTCAGGTCAGCGAACTGGACCCCGCCGTCATGCTGCAACTGAGCCAGCGCCTGGACGACGGCGAATGGCTGGCTATCGCTGGTGATCGCGTGGCGCTGCATGGCGGGCGCAATGCACGGGTGGATTTTCTCGGCGCCCAGGCCGCGTTTCCACAAGGCCCCTGGTTGCTGGCCGGGTTGCTGAAATGCCCGATCAATCTGCTTTTCTGCCTCAAACGCCCGAGCGGTTATCAAGTGACACTGGAACCCTTCGCCGATGCCATCGAATGGCGTCGCAGCGACCGCCAGCAAGTCATTGCCCACTGCGCCCAGCGCTACGCCGATCGCCTCGGCCACTACTGCCTGCAAGCTCCGCAGCAGTGGTTCAATTTCTACCCATTCTGGAAGTCCGATGACGAATCAAGTTCCTGA
- a CDS encoding glycosyl transferase family protein: protein MHNPCAIIPVFDHELAVPAVVKAVRAAGLPCVLVDDASSPACASVLRQLAEADQVYLVTLPVNQGKGGAVMAGFREAQRLGFSHALQVDADGQHDLADLSLFLDASRQQPDALICGYPQYDASVPKGRLYARYLTHFWVWVNSLSLQIKDSMCGFRVYPLAPVLRLIDSVNIGKRMDFDSEILVRLSWRNQPMHWLPTKVHYPQDGLSHFRLFHDNALISKMHTKLFFGMLARWPLILWRRWLP, encoded by the coding sequence ATGCATAACCCCTGCGCAATCATTCCGGTTTTCGATCATGAGCTGGCCGTACCTGCTGTGGTTAAAGCCGTGCGGGCCGCGGGCTTGCCGTGCGTGCTGGTGGACGATGCCAGCAGCCCGGCGTGCGCATCAGTGCTGCGACAGCTGGCCGAGGCGGATCAAGTCTATCTGGTGACCCTGCCCGTCAACCAAGGCAAAGGCGGCGCGGTGATGGCGGGCTTTCGTGAAGCGCAGCGGCTGGGCTTCAGCCACGCCCTGCAGGTGGATGCCGACGGCCAGCATGATCTGGCGGACCTGAGCCTGTTTCTCGACGCCTCCCGCCAACAGCCCGACGCCCTGATCTGCGGCTATCCGCAATACGACGCCAGCGTCCCAAAAGGCCGACTGTACGCCCGCTACCTCACGCACTTCTGGGTGTGGGTCAACAGCCTGTCGTTGCAGATCAAGGATTCCATGTGCGGCTTTCGGGTGTACCCCCTGGCGCCAGTCCTGCGTTTGATCGATAGCGTGAACATCGGCAAGCGCATGGATTTTGACTCCGAAATCCTGGTGCGCCTGTCATGGCGTAACCAGCCCATGCACTGGCTGCCGACCAAGGTGCACTACCCGCAGGATGGGCTGTCGCACTTCAGACTGTTCCACGACAACGCCCTGATCTCGAAAATGCACACCAAGCTGTTTTTCGGCATGCTGGCGCGCTGGCCGTTGATCCTTTGGCGGCGGTGGCTGCCATGA
- the tycC_1 gene encoding AMP-dependent synthetase/ligase: protein MECMNPMVVDWINPERLLLDPQPARALTQAPELNHGQFCTQALSIAGGLQARGIKRLALHLEDAGELAVALFAAWRAGVSVLLPADLQAQTRERWSGEVDCWLTDQPGDSKLQELLADPLPPALLDLDACSLSLCTSGSSGEPKLIEKRLRQLANEVQALEELWGAELGAACIIGSVATQHIYGLLFRVLWPLSAGRSFMRKQLPFPEDLQRASREHPTFAWVASPALLKRMGDNLDWPGLSKVRRVFSSGGALPAEAASSLQQRLGQWPTEILGSSETGGIAWRQGESLWQAFAGVELGQDADGALRISSPYLPAGHIEQTADAVRLNADGRFELLGRLDRVVKLEEKRISLPLLEHALVAHEWVSEARLGVIQENRASLGALLVLSDSGLHALRNKGRRTLTETLRKHLSAHCEAIALPRRWRMVRQLPLNAQGKLPQADVQALLLAPRAQQPEVLSQALIEGEWHLQLGVPPDLAYFSGHFPTAPVLPGVVQVDWALAIGQRLMALPTKFAGMEVLKFQQLVRPGDRISLSLRFDAERGKLYFAFRNGDAPCSSGRILLEVGVD from the coding sequence ATGGAATGCATGAACCCGATGGTTGTTGACTGGATAAACCCTGAACGCCTGTTGCTCGACCCGCAGCCAGCCCGCGCGTTGACCCAGGCACCCGAGCTGAACCACGGGCAGTTCTGCACCCAGGCCTTGAGCATTGCGGGCGGATTACAGGCACGTGGCATCAAGCGCCTGGCCTTGCACCTTGAAGATGCGGGCGAGCTGGCTGTCGCCCTGTTTGCGGCGTGGCGAGCGGGCGTCAGTGTGTTGCTGCCCGCCGACCTGCAGGCCCAGACCCGCGAGCGCTGGTCCGGCGAGGTCGACTGCTGGCTCACCGACCAACCGGGCGACAGCAAGCTGCAGGAATTGCTGGCCGATCCGCTGCCACCAGCCCTGTTGGATCTGGACGCCTGCAGCCTGAGCCTGTGCACGTCGGGCTCCAGCGGCGAACCCAAGCTGATCGAAAAGCGTCTGCGCCAGTTGGCGAACGAAGTTCAGGCACTGGAAGAACTCTGGGGCGCGGAACTGGGGGCGGCGTGCATCATCGGCAGCGTGGCCACCCAACACATCTACGGCTTGTTGTTTCGCGTGCTCTGGCCACTGAGTGCCGGGCGGTCCTTCATGCGCAAACAACTGCCATTCCCGGAAGACCTGCAACGCGCCAGCCGCGAACATCCAACTTTTGCCTGGGTTGCCAGCCCCGCGTTGCTCAAGCGTATGGGTGACAACCTCGACTGGCCAGGTTTGAGCAAAGTGCGACGGGTGTTTTCATCCGGCGGCGCCCTGCCCGCCGAAGCGGCCAGCAGCCTGCAACAGCGCCTGGGGCAATGGCCGACTGAAATTCTGGGCAGCTCCGAGACGGGCGGTATCGCCTGGCGCCAGGGTGAAAGCCTGTGGCAAGCCTTTGCGGGCGTCGAACTGGGGCAAGATGCTGACGGCGCGTTGCGCATCAGTTCGCCTTATCTGCCAGCGGGCCATATTGAACAGACTGCCGACGCCGTTCGCTTGAACGCCGACGGCCGATTCGAGTTGCTGGGCAGGCTGGACCGGGTCGTGAAACTCGAAGAAAAGCGCATTTCCCTCCCCCTGCTGGAGCACGCATTGGTGGCCCATGAATGGGTCAGCGAAGCGCGCCTGGGTGTTATTCAGGAAAACCGTGCCTCGCTGGGTGCGTTGCTGGTGCTCAGCGACAGCGGCCTGCATGCCTTGCGTAATAAGGGCCGACGCACGCTGACCGAAACCTTGCGTAAACACTTGAGCGCCCACTGCGAGGCCATTGCCCTGCCTCGGCGCTGGCGCATGGTGCGCCAATTACCACTCAATGCTCAGGGCAAATTGCCACAGGCCGATGTCCAGGCACTGTTGCTGGCTCCGCGTGCGCAGCAGCCGGAAGTCCTCAGCCAAGCGCTGATCGAAGGTGAGTGGCACCTGCAACTCGGCGTGCCGCCGGACCTGGCGTATTTCAGCGGGCACTTCCCGACAGCCCCTGTATTGCCCGGTGTGGTTCAGGTCGACTGGGCATTGGCTATCGGCCAGCGCCTGATGGCTCTCCCGACGAAATTCGCGGGCATGGAAGTGCTCAAGTTTCAACAACTGGTGCGCCCTGGTGACCGGATCAGCCTGAGCCTGCGTTTCGACGCCGAACGCGGCAAGCTCTACTTCGCCTTCCGCAACGGCGATGCACCGTGTTCAAGCGGGCGGATATTGCTGGAGGTGGGTGTTGATTGA
- a CDS encoding intracellular septation protein A, with product MKRLIGLSLLLAGVLYPFAVYYGSAHVAPWQFALLLGVLWLGRALTAARRPGTLITALIALVFCMLLGVFDSPGLLRWYPVLISASMLSLFGMSLIYGPPIVERLARIREPVLPDVAVRYTRQVTQVWCCFFMANGLTAAALTLWAPLTWWALYTGLISYGLMGLLFAGEWLVRRRVRGAA from the coding sequence ATGAAGCGGCTGATTGGCCTGAGTCTTTTGCTGGCAGGCGTGCTGTACCCGTTCGCGGTGTATTACGGCAGCGCCCATGTTGCACCCTGGCAATTTGCACTGCTGCTGGGCGTTTTATGGCTGGGTCGCGCGCTGACGGCTGCAAGGCGCCCTGGCACGTTGATCACCGCCTTGATCGCGCTGGTTTTCTGCATGCTGTTGGGTGTGTTCGACAGCCCCGGGTTGCTGCGCTGGTACCCGGTACTGATCAGCGCCTCGATGCTCAGCCTGTTTGGCATGAGCCTGATCTACGGGCCGCCCATCGTTGAGCGCCTGGCGCGCATCCGCGAGCCGGTGCTGCCCGACGTCGCTGTTCGCTACACCCGGCAGGTCACGCAGGTCTGGTGCTGTTTCTTCATGGCCAACGGGCTGACGGCAGCAGCGCTGACACTCTGGGCACCGCTGACCTGGTGGGCCCTGTACACCGGGCTGATTTCATACGGATTGATGGGCCTGCTGTTCGCAGGCGAATGGTTGGTCCGCCGTCGAGTCAGAGGCGCGGCATGA
- the acpP_1 gene encoding acyl carrier protein translates to MQTREDIFETLRTALVELFELEPERVTLQANLYQDLEIDSIDAVDLIDHIKRKTGKKIAAEEFKTVRTVNDVVEAVYRLVNTAA, encoded by the coding sequence ATGCAAACCCGTGAAGACATCTTCGAAACCCTGCGCACTGCGCTGGTTGAGTTGTTCGAACTTGAACCTGAGCGAGTCACTCTGCAGGCCAACCTTTATCAGGACCTGGAAATTGACAGCATCGATGCGGTGGACCTGATCGACCATATCAAACGCAAGACCGGCAAGAAAATCGCCGCAGAAGAATTCAAGACCGTGCGCACCGTCAATGATGTGGTCGAGGCGGTCTACCGTCTGGTCAACACCGCCGCATGA
- the acpP_2 gene encoding acyl carrier protein: protein MSDLHRDIKQLIIDALGLEDISTHDIGNDQILFGEGLGLDSVDALELGLAIQKRYGIKIDADAKDTRNHFTSVDSLAAFVSARQAA, encoded by the coding sequence ATGAGCGATCTACACCGTGACATCAAACAGCTGATCATCGACGCCCTGGGCCTCGAAGACATCAGCACCCATGACATCGGCAACGATCAGATCCTGTTCGGCGAAGGCCTGGGCCTGGATTCGGTCGATGCACTGGAACTGGGCCTGGCCATCCAGAAACGCTACGGCATCAAGATCGACGCCGACGCCAAGGACACCCGCAATCATTTCACTAGCGTAGACAGCCTTGCGGCGTTCGTCAGCGCCCGGCAAGCGGCCTGA
- a CDS encoding acyltransferase family protein, which translates to MELATQPLNKRQDAYYWRLLATAMCFALFGLGGLCLRLFYFPLLRCLPGNAIHKRDQARRTISRLFWFFIRCMARSGVLTYTIEGAERLGRPGQMIIANHPSLIDVVFLIGLVRDANCVVKHSLWQNPFTCGPVRSTAYISNDGSAEMLDMAADALREGQTLIVFPEGTRTQPGCAPEFHRGAAAIALRGASVITPVVIQVCPTTLTKAEPWYRIPFKRVHFSLRVGADIEPHTFAELGPAPIASRKLNDHLHHYFIRELALDERSTP; encoded by the coding sequence ATGGAACTGGCAACGCAGCCTCTGAACAAACGCCAGGACGCCTATTACTGGCGCCTGCTGGCCACCGCGATGTGCTTCGCCCTGTTCGGGCTGGGTGGCCTGTGCCTGCGCCTGTTCTATTTCCCGTTGCTGCGCTGCCTGCCAGGCAATGCGATCCACAAGCGCGACCAGGCCCGACGCACCATCAGTCGCCTGTTCTGGTTTTTCATCCGCTGCATGGCGCGCAGCGGCGTGCTGACTTACACCATCGAGGGTGCCGAGCGGCTGGGGCGGCCCGGTCAGATGATCATCGCCAACCACCCCTCGCTGATCGATGTGGTGTTTTTGATCGGTCTGGTGCGCGACGCCAATTGCGTGGTCAAGCACAGCCTCTGGCAAAACCCGTTTACCTGCGGCCCGGTGCGCTCTACGGCCTACATCAGCAACGACGGCAGCGCCGAAATGCTCGATATGGCCGCCGATGCGTTGCGCGAAGGCCAGACCCTGATCGTGTTCCCCGAAGGCACCCGTACCCAGCCAGGGTGTGCACCGGAGTTTCATCGCGGTGCGGCAGCCATTGCATTGCGTGGTGCCTCGGTGATCACGCCAGTCGTCATCCAAGTCTGCCCGACCACACTGACCAAGGCCGAGCCCTGGTATCGCATTCCATTCAAACGCGTGCACTTCAGTTTGCGTGTCGGGGCCGATATAGAACCACACACCTTTGCTGAGCTTGGCCCCGCGCCGATTGCGTCGCGCAAACTCAACGATCACCTGCACCACTATTTCATCAGGGAGCTCGCCTTAGATGAGCGATCTACACCGTGA